Part of the Lichenicola cladoniae genome is shown below.
GCATGGTCAAGTCGAGCTGGTAAGGAGCACGACCCATGTCCATGTCCGATCCACTGGGTGACATGCTCACCCGGATCCGCAATGCACAGCGTGCCCGTCACGTCGCGTGCGTTGCTCCCGCATCCAAGCTCCGTGCGAACGTCCTCGAGGCGCTGCGTCGCGAGGGCTACATCCGTGGCTTCAAGCTCGAAGAGATCCGCACGGGCATCGCCCAGCTGCGCATCGAGCTGAAATACACGGACGGCGAGCCGGTCATCAAGGAGATCCATCGCGTCTCCAAGCCGGGCCGTCGTGTCTATTCGAAGATCAAGGAGCTGCCCCGGGTCTATGCCGGTCTCGGCGTCTCGATCCTGTCGACGCCTCGCGGCGTCCTGTCCGATGCGGAAGCCCGCGCTGCCAATGTTGGCGGCGAGGTTCTGTGCCGGGTCTTCTGAGGAGGGATGCATGTCACGCGTAGGCAAATATCCCGTTGAAATTCCTCAGGGCGTCGATGTTGCGATCGCCGGCGGAATTCTGACGGCAAAAGGCAAGCTCGGTCAGCTCACGCTGCCGTTGTCCCATCATGTCGAGACGACGATCGCCGACAACCGCGTCACCGTGGTGCCGATCGGTACGGCGTCGCAGGCACGGATGATGTGGGGAACCACAC
Proteins encoded:
- the rpsH gene encoding 30S ribosomal protein S8; protein product: MSMSDPLGDMLTRIRNAQRARHVACVAPASKLRANVLEALRREGYIRGFKLEEIRTGIAQLRIELKYTDGEPVIKEIHRVSKPGRRVYSKIKELPRVYAGLGVSILSTPRGVLSDAEARAANVGGEVLCRVF